The genomic stretch AGAGCGCTGCGGATCATAAAATACTGTGCGATATCCCTTGTCGTCCCTCTTTTGGCGGCAGAGGCCTACTTCTTTATAATTGTGCGCGGTCATGATGACATTGCAGGCGGGGTTGCCATCGGTCTCTTCCTCATTGTGGTCTCCACTATCGTCGCCGCTGCCGCGTACGTGCTTCAAACAACATTGCAAAACACCTTCGATACAGGTCCGAGGACGACCTGATGGGATACGAGACCGGCGCGGCGAGATTCGCGTCAAAATTTTCGCTTGTTGAATATTGGGGGCTGTTCATACGAACCGCCACACCGGGATGCCGAGCTTCCTCGCCTTGTCGGCGAGGTTCTCCTGAATACCGGTGCCGGGGAAGACCATGACCCCGATCGGCAGGACATCGAGCATTTGGTCATTGCGCTTGAAGGGTGCCGCGCGCCCATGCTTGGTCCAGTCCGGCGCAAACCCGATCTGCGCGACGTTGCGGTGATCTGCCCAGCGAGCGGCGATCTTTTCAGCGCCTTTGGGCGATTTGCCGTGCATCAGCACCATGTCCGGATGCTTGGCATGCACTTGGTCGAGCTTGGCCCAGATCAACTTGTGATCGTTGTAGTCGGCGCCACCGGAGACCGCGACCTTCGGACCGGCCGGCAACAGCACTTCGCGGTTGGCGCGCTTGCGCTCGGCGATGAAGTCCCGGCTGTCGATCATCGCCGATGTCAGCGCGCGGTGATTGACCTGCGAGCCGGTGCGCGGCGACCAGGAGGAGCCGGTGGTGCGCAGATAATGCTCGGCGGCGCTGTCGCGGAAGACTTCCAGGCTGTCGCGGCGTTCGATGAGGCCTTGTCCGGTCTCGATGAGCCGTTCGAGCTCGACCGCCTTGATTTCGGAACCGTCCTGTTCGCGCTGACCGCGCTTCTGGGCCTGCTCGTTATCGTCGAGCTTGCGTTCGACCCGGTCGGCGGCGCGGTGGAACATGTTGACGGTCGACCAGAGCAGATCGTCGAGTTCACCATCGAGAGCGGTATCCGCCATGGTGGCGATCAGGGCGTCGAAGATGTCGGACACTGCGCCTGCGATGACGTTGTCCTCCGGGACGAGGCGTGGATCCGGGCCGTGCCCGTCATGGCGGTAGCCATGGAGTTGCAGTTCGTTCAGTGCGTGCTCGGTCGGCGAGGATTCGTGATGGGGTTCGAAGGTGTCGTCGTCGAGTGTCATCGGGTGGCTCCCTTTGTCGGTTGGCCGCGCCCGCCGCGGCCTTCATGGCGCCGAAAGACGGCGGGCGGACCGGGCCTGCATCCTGGAGCGGCAGCGGAGGGACCGAAGCGGCAGCGGAGGATGACGGAGGCCGGCGATTTTGTTTCGCGATGGAAAGGCCCGCAGGGCCGCTGGAAAATCGCTGGTCGCAGCCATTGCTGGACCGGGCCGCCTGCTGTCCGGTCGCCCTCTGAGAAGGCCGGGGCGCGGCCCTCTCCGGCATTCACGGGGAGCCGTTGACGAAGGCTGCGTCGTCACCGCCATAGCCCGCACCGCTGCCCGTTCAGGCAGACAGAACCGACTCCATGAACCTGGCGACATCCTGCGGGGCGAGTTGGACCCGGATCGAGGCCCGGAAGGGTTCGAGACCACGAAGGCGCAGATCCTCGTTGAGATCGCCCAGCATCGGCGAGAGTGGCAGCGCCTCGATGCCGAGCGCATCGGCCCGTTCGACCACCGTATCCCTTGCGCCATCTCCCGCCGGGTCGTCGTCGCGCACGATGTAGAGCCGGCGCAACGTGTCGGGGAACAGGATGGCGGCAAGATGAGCTGCGGAGAGCGCGGCGGCCATGGGCATCTCGGGCAAGACACATCGCAGCGACAGCATGGTCTCGATGCCTTCGCCTGCCGCCATGACCTCGCCCGCAACACCGAACCGGACGGCATAGCCGAGCAGGTCGCCCATTGCCCGTCGCGGCGTCTCGATCGGGGCCTTGCCGAGTGTCGCCTCGCTGAATCCGTTCGGATCGAGCCAGGTGCGATGCGCGCCGGTCTGGTGACCGTTTAGATCGGTGACCGATGCAACCAGTGCCGGCCAGGTTTCTGTCGGACTGTGCTCGTCGGGCCGGTAATAGCAGCGCGGATGAAACCGCAACGAACCGGTTCCGTGCAAAGCTGTAATGCCGCGTCTACGCAAATA from Rhodopseudomonas sp. BAL398 encodes the following:
- a CDS encoding DUF2493 domain-containing protein — its product is MTLDDDTFEPHHESSPTEHALNELQLHGYRHDGHGPDPRLVPEDNVIAGAVSDIFDALIATMADTALDGELDDLLWSTVNMFHRAADRVERKLDDNEQAQKRGQREQDGSEIKAVELERLIETGQGLIERRDSLEVFRDSAAEHYLRTTGSSWSPRTGSQVNHRALTSAMIDSRDFIAERKRANREVLLPAGPKVAVSGGADYNDHKLIWAKLDQVHAKHPDMVLMHGKSPKGAEKIAARWADHRNVAQIGFAPDWTKHGRAAPFKRNDQMLDVLPIGVMVFPGTGIQENLADKARKLGIPVWRFV
- a CDS encoding toprim domain-containing protein produces the protein MTRDASALAHRLGRQAEAVCREYLSSGRREGRYWMVGDVHNTPGRSMFVRLTGPESGKGAAGKWTDAATGEHGDLLDVIRESCGLTEFRDVADEARRFLSLPHPEPEPASSRRRTSPAPTGSPLAAKRLFSMAQPIMGTRAESYLRRRGITALHGTGSLRFHPRCYYRPDEHSPTETWPALVASVTDLNGHQTGAHRTWLDPNGFSEATLGKAPIETPRRAMGDLLGYAVRFGVAGEVMAAGEGIETMLSLRCVLPEMPMAAALSAAHLAAILFPDTLRRLYIVRDDDPAGDGARDTVVERADALGIEALPLSPMLGDLNEDLRLRGLEPFRASIRVQLAPQDVARFMESVLSA